From the Leptospira kirschneri serovar Cynopteri str. 3522 CT genome, one window contains:
- a CDS encoding DUF885 domain-containing protein produces MSKFSVFKKILFGILILFSLTFTLILHTIFFKPITLGLFYEKIFWESILEDPEYLTSLGILNRFGIGSYQKKLTDISIEKQEQDLEKTKKNLEILLSYGKEDLSGQELLSFEILEWSLRLKISGERFLFHDYPANQLFGVQNQLPTFLATQHPVTSSQDVEDYIARLEAVPKKIDQLIEGILFRDKNGILPPNFILDRLISEVNGFVTVPAKENLLYTTFEKKIKKIDSVSLDFQNRSLERVKQSIESKVYPAYSKLLILFLEQKGHADSRAGVWKLPDGDLYYIHELKKHTTTELTPEEIHNIGLSEVSRIQNEMKIILKKIGKNKPIPIAMSELRKDSKFLFPDNEEGKLQALEEYNKILKHSEEKTKPLFFRMPKSRVEVERIPVFKEKTAPGAYYDEPALDGSRPGVFYANLRDTKEIPKFGMKTLTYHETIPGHHLQIAIMQELKNLPRFRNTITFTAYVEGWALYAERLAKDYDFFQDPYSDLGRLQAELFRAVRLVVDTGLHYKRWSREHAISYMIQNTGMAPKDVTAEIERYIVYPGQACSYKLGMLKILELREKVKTRKKETFDIREFHSVVLDNGSLPLSILEKLIQDELLNNQEKK; encoded by the coding sequence ATGTCAAAATTTTCTGTTTTTAAAAAGATTCTATTTGGAATTTTAATCTTATTTTCCTTAACGTTTACTCTGATTTTACATACGATTTTTTTTAAACCTATTACACTTGGGTTATTCTATGAAAAAATTTTTTGGGAATCAATTTTAGAAGATCCGGAATATTTAACTTCTCTTGGAATTCTGAATCGTTTTGGAATTGGAAGTTATCAAAAAAAACTTACCGATATATCGATCGAAAAACAAGAACAAGACTTAGAAAAAACAAAAAAGAATCTGGAAATTCTTTTATCTTATGGAAAAGAAGATTTATCAGGACAAGAACTACTTTCTTTTGAAATTCTAGAATGGTCTCTTCGTTTAAAAATTTCCGGTGAAAGATTTTTATTTCACGATTATCCAGCAAATCAACTATTTGGAGTTCAAAATCAGCTCCCTACTTTTTTAGCTACACAACATCCTGTCACATCTTCTCAAGATGTAGAAGATTACATCGCAAGATTGGAAGCTGTTCCCAAAAAGATAGATCAACTTATAGAAGGAATTTTATTTAGGGATAAAAATGGTATTCTACCACCCAATTTTATTTTAGATCGATTGATCTCGGAGGTCAATGGGTTTGTAACGGTTCCGGCAAAGGAAAATCTTCTTTATACGACATTTGAAAAGAAAATAAAAAAGATCGATTCGGTTTCCTTGGATTTTCAGAATCGTTCTTTAGAACGAGTCAAACAATCGATTGAATCGAAAGTATATCCTGCATATTCAAAATTACTAATTCTTTTTTTAGAACAAAAAGGACACGCAGATTCGAGGGCTGGAGTTTGGAAACTTCCGGACGGAGATCTTTATTATATTCACGAATTAAAAAAACATACTACGACCGAATTGACTCCGGAAGAAATTCATAATATAGGATTATCCGAAGTTTCTAGAATTCAAAACGAAATGAAAATAATTTTGAAAAAGATCGGAAAAAATAAGCCTATTCCAATTGCTATGTCTGAACTTAGAAAGGATTCTAAATTTTTATTTCCTGACAACGAAGAAGGTAAACTTCAGGCTTTAGAAGAATATAATAAAATTCTAAAACACTCTGAAGAAAAAACGAAACCTTTGTTTTTCAGAATGCCGAAAAGTAGGGTTGAAGTAGAAAGAATTCCAGTCTTTAAAGAGAAAACCGCACCGGGAGCGTATTACGACGAACCAGCGTTAGACGGTTCTCGACCAGGTGTTTTTTATGCAAATCTTCGAGATACAAAGGAAATTCCTAAATTTGGTATGAAAACATTGACGTATCACGAAACAATTCCTGGACATCATTTACAGATTGCAATCATGCAGGAATTAAAAAACCTTCCTCGTTTTAGAAATACAATTACGTTTACAGCTTATGTAGAAGGTTGGGCCTTATATGCGGAACGACTTGCAAAAGACTACGATTTTTTTCAAGATCCATATTCGGATTTAGGAAGACTTCAAGCGGAATTGTTCCGTGCGGTTAGACTCGTAGTCGATACAGGTCTACACTATAAAAGGTGGAGTAGGGAACACGCGATCTCTTATATGATACAAAATACTGGAATGGCTCCAAAAGACGTAACCGCAGAAATAGAAAGATATATAGTTTATCCTGGCCAGGCTTGTTCTTATAAACTCGGAATGTTGAAAATTTTAGAACTCAGAGAGAAAGTAAAGACTCGTAAAAAGGAAACTTTTGATATTCGAGAATTTCATTCAGTGGTTTTGGACAATGGTTCTCTACCACTGAGTATTTTAGAAAAACTTATACAAGATGAATTGTTAAACAACCAGGAAAAAAAATAA
- a CDS encoding thioredoxin domain-containing protein: MNQFSKNKISIILSVLGLIFSFLLIQKYYGDPSSIGETICNTLSESGSCDKVSESAYSAIRNVPGLGDIPIALFGFLFYGFVGFLFVLSEIKKESAEANLRLAFYVLILGLTADLGLFLLSVGVIKALCGLCVATYVVTILLLAVNFSAFKSLSDKSVGAVLNSLNGNFFNFIIVILSFFVLGLYGGKISTNGARLVSGTANGEKSISEQLKEFGTTPAVSIDLKDVPVVGDPNAPITIVKYADFNCGHCMHTSKILKSFLSEYNGIIKVAYKNFPLDGNCNRLVGRKAPEASSCVAASAALCANEQKKFYPVYTGLYDDNEAGVMHTAVTVTRLAEKNGLNMDQFRSCMSSIKIRNQINREVDEAEKLKINSTPTLFINNKPLPKSGTPNVDFLHQLIRQLIN, encoded by the coding sequence ATGAATCAATTTTCTAAAAATAAAATATCGATCATACTTTCCGTGTTAGGGCTGATTTTTTCTTTTTTACTCATCCAAAAATATTACGGCGATCCTAGCTCAATAGGAGAAACAATTTGCAACACACTGAGCGAATCCGGTTCTTGCGATAAGGTTTCCGAAAGCGCTTATTCTGCAATTCGAAACGTCCCTGGTTTAGGAGATATTCCGATTGCTTTGTTTGGTTTTCTATTTTATGGTTTTGTAGGTTTTCTTTTTGTATTGTCGGAAATCAAAAAAGAATCTGCAGAAGCAAATCTTAGATTAGCGTTTTATGTTTTAATTCTCGGCCTTACTGCTGACTTAGGATTATTTTTACTTTCCGTTGGAGTAATTAAAGCGTTATGCGGTCTTTGTGTTGCAACGTATGTGGTGACGATTCTACTTCTCGCCGTAAATTTTTCCGCATTTAAATCTCTTTCGGATAAATCGGTTGGAGCCGTTTTAAACTCTTTAAACGGAAATTTTTTCAATTTTATTATCGTTATACTTTCCTTTTTTGTTCTCGGTCTTTACGGAGGAAAAATTTCTACGAATGGAGCAAGACTTGTATCCGGAACTGCCAATGGAGAAAAGTCTATTTCGGAACAATTGAAAGAATTTGGAACAACTCCAGCGGTTTCCATCGATTTGAAAGACGTTCCAGTTGTAGGCGATCCAAATGCACCGATTACAATTGTAAAATACGCAGACTTTAATTGTGGTCATTGTATGCATACGAGTAAGATTTTAAAATCTTTCTTAAGCGAGTATAATGGAATTATTAAAGTCGCTTATAAAAATTTTCCTTTAGATGGAAATTGTAATCGTCTTGTAGGAAGAAAGGCTCCCGAAGCGAGTTCTTGTGTGGCTGCGAGCGCGGCGCTTTGTGCCAATGAGCAGAAAAAGTTTTATCCGGTTTATACCGGTCTTTACGATGATAACGAAGCCGGAGTGATGCACACTGCGGTAACCGTTACTCGTCTCGCTGAAAAAAACGGTCTGAATATGGATCAGTTTAGATCTTGTATGAGTTCTATAAAAATTAGAAATCAGATCAATCGTGAAGTAGACGAGGCCGAAAAACTGAAAATCAATTCGACTCCTACCTTGTTCATTAACAACAAACCTCTTCCAAAAAGTGGAACGCCTAACGTTGATTTTTTGCATCAACTGATTCGGCAACTTATCAATTAG
- the hisA gene encoding 1-(5-phosphoribosyl)-5-[(5-phosphoribosylamino)methylideneamino]imidazole-4-carboxamide isomerase — protein MIVIPAIDLFDNCAVRLFKGNYEEKKIYSSEPWKLAESFAKNGATLLHLVDLNGARNQLGINERSILKIRETTSLKVQLGGGIRDKEKLSYYDKIGINRFILGTAAVTNPDLLKYALDNYGKERVVVAVDARDGIVKIAGWEEDSGIHYRDLLERLVKAGIEHIVFTDIAQDGTLAGPNLEAYREILNSYPFQVIASGGIASLKDLMDLSSLKTKIPLYGVITGKALYEGKLDLAEAISSI, from the coding sequence ATGATTGTAATTCCTGCTATAGATCTATTTGATAATTGTGCGGTTCGTTTATTTAAGGGAAACTACGAAGAAAAAAAAATCTATTCTTCCGAACCTTGGAAACTTGCAGAAAGTTTTGCTAAGAATGGGGCTACTTTGCTTCATCTTGTAGATTTGAACGGCGCTAGAAATCAGCTCGGTATCAATGAACGTTCTATTTTGAAAATCCGAGAGACTACTTCCCTCAAAGTGCAGTTAGGTGGTGGAATTCGTGATAAAGAAAAACTGTCATATTACGATAAAATAGGAATCAATCGTTTTATTCTTGGAACCGCCGCCGTTACAAATCCGGATCTTTTGAAATACGCACTCGATAACTACGGAAAAGAAAGAGTTGTGGTCGCAGTTGATGCAAGAGACGGGATTGTAAAAATTGCAGGTTGGGAAGAAGATTCTGGTATTCATTACAGAGATTTATTAGAACGGCTTGTAAAAGCAGGAATTGAACATATTGTTTTTACGGATATTGCTCAAGACGGAACACTCGCAGGTCCGAACCTGGAAGCATATAGAGAAATATTAAATTCTTATCCGTTTCAAGTGATTGCTTCCGGTGGAATTGCATCTCTCAAGGATTTGATGGATCTTTCTTCTCTCAAAACTAAAATTCCTCTCTACGGAGTGATCACTGGAAAAGCTTTATACGAAGGGAAGTTGGATCTCGCTGAAGCGATTTCTTCTATTTAA
- the hisH gene encoding imidazole glycerol phosphate synthase subunit HisH: MIAILDYGMGNIHSCLKAVSIYTKDFVFTKDHSTIENSKALILPGDGHFDKAMENLNSTGLRETIDKHVTSGKPLFGICIGFQILFESSEEIAQGSKKEQIEGLGYIKGKIKKFHGKDFKVPHIGWNRLQIRRKDKSVLLKGIGDQSFFYFIHSYRPTDAEGNAITGLCDYYQEKFPAVVEKNNIFGTQFHPEKSHTHGLKLLENFIRFV, encoded by the coding sequence ATGATCGCCATTCTAGATTACGGAATGGGAAATATTCATTCTTGTTTAAAAGCCGTATCTATTTATACTAAGGATTTTGTTTTTACAAAGGATCATTCAACGATTGAAAATTCAAAAGCTCTAATATTACCGGGTGACGGACATTTTGATAAAGCGATGGAGAACTTGAATTCGACCGGACTTCGAGAAACGATTGATAAACACGTAACTTCTGGAAAACCTCTTTTCGGAATTTGTATTGGTTTTCAAATTCTTTTTGAATCTTCAGAAGAGATTGCTCAAGGTTCAAAAAAAGAACAAATCGAAGGTCTGGGATATATCAAAGGTAAGATCAAAAAATTTCACGGAAAAGATTTTAAAGTTCCGCATATCGGTTGGAATCGCCTTCAAATTCGTAGAAAAGATAAAAGTGTTCTTCTAAAAGGAATTGGAGATCAATCTTTCTTTTATTTTATTCATTCCTATAGACCTACCGACGCCGAAGGAAATGCAATCACCGGGCTTTGTGATTATTACCAGGAAAAATTTCCAGCCGTCGTAGAAAAAAATAATATTTTCGGAACACAATTCCATCCCGAAAAATCACATACTCATGGACTTAAACTTTTGGAGAATTTTATTCGTTTCGTATGA
- the hisB gene encoding imidazoleglycerol-phosphate dehydratase HisB has protein sequence MTDKLIGFYDPVRMKAERKTSETEIKLEMNLRGTGQYQFDTEIPFFEHMLSHISKHGLIDLDLWLRGDIEIDCHHSVEDTAILMGTTIHKQLGDKTGIFRYGHFTLTMDEVLTTVAVDLGGRYFFKYTGPELTGKFGIYDAELSLEFLQKLALNAKMNLHVVVHYGDNKHHIHESIFKALGKALRMAIAQDSASAGAIPSTKGVLE, from the coding sequence TTGACAGACAAGTTGATCGGATTCTATGATCCAGTTAGAATGAAAGCAGAAAGAAAAACTTCCGAAACCGAGATCAAATTGGAAATGAATCTTCGAGGAACTGGTCAATATCAATTCGATACAGAGATTCCTTTTTTCGAACATATGCTTTCACATATTTCCAAACATGGATTGATCGACTTGGATCTTTGGTTAAGAGGAGATATTGAAATCGATTGTCATCATTCTGTGGAAGATACTGCGATTTTAATGGGAACTACAATTCATAAACAGTTAGGTGATAAGACTGGAATTTTTAGATACGGACATTTTACTCTTACTATGGACGAAGTTCTTACTACCGTAGCCGTGGATTTAGGTGGTAGATATTTTTTTAAATATACCGGACCTGAACTAACGGGTAAATTCGGAATTTATGATGCGGAACTTTCTTTAGAATTTTTACAAAAGCTTGCTCTCAACGCAAAGATGAATCTACACGTAGTTGTTCATTACGGAGATAACAAACACCATATTCACGAATCTATTTTTAAAGCTTTAGGTAAAGCTCTCAGAATGGCGATTGCACAAGACTCTGCGTCCGCAGGCGCAATTCCTTCCACTAAAGGTGTTTTAGAATGA
- a CDS encoding LA_3696 family protein — MLLDLIHKIPNQMEEILGPEGRDQFLAFLEEALTASKNATLEISFQQYEAFLKSEISQVDFVIRQVKTTLSGEIEKLRYEVAIKIVNLQGEILDLRAEMKINFSEVNSKILKLQFEFEMETAKIRKELGDFYSDLETEIANLRAELKTEIANLRAELKTEIANLRTELKTEIAELRAELKIEIADLRTELKTEIADLKTELKTEIAELRAETKTDFLELQKSIVDIHKTISVQTRWILAGMLGVATLSATIGKIIN, encoded by the coding sequence ATGCTGCTGGACTTAATCCATAAAATTCCGAATCAAATGGAAGAGATATTGGGTCCTGAAGGAAGGGATCAATTTTTGGCTTTTTTAGAAGAAGCATTGACTGCCTCAAAGAATGCGACTCTTGAAATTAGTTTCCAACAGTATGAAGCTTTTTTAAAGTCCGAGATCTCGCAGGTAGATTTTGTAATAAGACAGGTAAAAACGACTCTATCGGGAGAAATTGAAAAGCTTCGTTATGAAGTGGCTATTAAAATTGTGAACCTTCAAGGAGAAATTTTAGATCTTCGTGCCGAAATGAAAATAAATTTCAGTGAAGTAAATTCTAAAATTCTAAAGCTTCAATTTGAATTCGAAATGGAAACGGCTAAAATTAGAAAGGAACTTGGAGATTTTTATTCTGATTTAGAAACCGAAATTGCTAATCTTAGAGCAGAGTTAAAAACCGAAATTGCTAATCTTAGAGCAGAATTAAAAACCGAAATCGCTAATCTTAGAACAGAGTTAAAAACCGAAATTGCAGAACTTAGAGCAGAATTAAAAATTGAAATTGCAGACCTTAGAACAGAGTTAAAAACTGAAATTGCAGACCTTAAAACAGAGTTAAAAACTGAAATTGCAGAACTTAGAGCAGAAACAAAAACCGATTTTTTAGAATTACAAAAGTCCATTGTAGATATTCACAAAACTATCTCTGTTCAAACTCGTTGGATTTTAGCTGGCATGTTGGGAGTTGCAACGCTTTCTGCTACTATTGGAAAAATAATAAATTAA
- a CDS encoding rhomboid family intramembrane serine protease: protein MIRILLFEFPLTTFFVFLMVVTFFIVNVFLPEHLIRQYFLNHPGQIQPFSWIGAVFYHGSLIHLFGNMFYLFFLGRAVEYKAGKGRWLLFFFMAALISSLLDSFIRGVILHDSTPVVGASGAISGIAAVAALLSPFSLRFNQRNIPFPVFLIAWIMVYSDITNVFTEDGVARWAHLGGFISVIFAAYFLKPTERKQLHSGFILNLIFIILTLILAFFYSNRS from the coding sequence TTGATTCGAATTCTTCTTTTTGAATTTCCTTTAACTACTTTTTTCGTTTTTTTAATGGTAGTAACTTTTTTTATCGTGAATGTTTTCCTTCCTGAACATTTGATTCGACAGTATTTTTTAAATCATCCGGGGCAAATCCAACCTTTTTCTTGGATCGGAGCTGTATTCTATCACGGAAGTCTAATACATTTATTTGGAAATATGTTTTATCTTTTTTTCCTTGGAAGAGCAGTAGAATACAAAGCCGGAAAAGGAAGATGGCTTTTGTTTTTCTTTATGGCGGCTTTGATCTCTTCTTTATTGGATTCTTTCATCCGAGGAGTAATTTTGCATGATTCCACTCCGGTTGTAGGTGCATCCGGCGCGATCTCCGGAATCGCAGCAGTAGCCGCGCTACTCTCCCCTTTTTCACTTCGTTTTAATCAAAGGAACATTCCATTTCCGGTTTTTTTAATCGCTTGGATTATGGTTTATTCGGACATTACCAATGTATTTACGGAAGACGGAGTGGCACGTTGGGCACATTTAGGCGGTTTTATTTCCGTAATTTTTGCAGCTTATTTTTTAAAACCGACGGAAAGAAAACAACTTCATTCTGGTTTTATACTTAATTTAATATTTATTATTTTAACTTTAATTCTCGCATTTTTCTATTCAAATCGATCTTAG
- a CDS encoding NUDIX domain-containing protein, translating into MSKHGFFQITQKLFLRKGDELLILRDRKSGLGDLPGGRMNEDEFFEDWSLSMQREIEEELGSQVQIRVSPKPLFIHKHRVNEGNFPCIIIAYHADYLGGNIILSDEHDYITWEKVQTYEPSPLFTEYMLDAVNLYLKEYASLVH; encoded by the coding sequence ATGAGCAAACACGGCTTTTTTCAGATTACCCAAAAACTTTTCCTAAGAAAAGGAGACGAACTTTTAATTCTCAGAGATCGCAAATCCGGTTTAGGAGATCTTCCCGGCGGAAGAATGAATGAGGATGAATTCTTTGAAGACTGGAGTCTTAGCATGCAACGCGAGATCGAAGAAGAATTAGGTTCGCAAGTACAAATTAGAGTTTCTCCAAAACCATTGTTCATTCACAAACACAGAGTCAACGAAGGAAATTTTCCTTGTATCATTATCGCTTATCACGCGGATTATCTAGGAGGGAACATTATTCTCTCCGATGAACACGATTATATCACATGGGAAAAAGTTCAAACCTACGAACCGAGTCCCTTATTTACCGAATATATGCTCGACGCAGTAAATCTATATCTCAAGGAATACGCTTCTTTAGTGCATTAG
- the prfA gene encoding peptide chain release factor 1, translating into MIDRLEKIQEKYLRISEELNQAKDPSSLKNLYKERSRLTPLYLKVEEYLKIYKDRKDAEELIQSEKDEEMHSMLKEEIKEANVKLETLEKEFEILLLPPDPNSGKNILVEIRAGTGGEEAGLFVADLFRMYSKFADKQKIKTEIIDSSPTGIGGLKEIIFALEDDRAYDLFKFEGGTHRVQRIPSTESGGRIHTSAVTVAVLPEANEEEIQISESDLRIDVYRSSGAGGQHVNTTDSAVRITHIPTGVVVACQDEKSQHKNKAKALRILSARILEKQAEDKKQASDAIKKQMIGSGDRSERVRTYNFPQGRCTDHRIGFTSHNLSAIMEGDLDELIGALTEEDRARKISETQTH; encoded by the coding sequence ATGATAGATAGACTTGAAAAAATACAAGAAAAATACCTTCGAATCAGCGAAGAGTTAAATCAAGCAAAAGATCCTTCTTCGCTGAAAAATCTTTATAAGGAAAGATCGAGACTCACTCCTCTTTATCTCAAAGTAGAAGAGTATCTCAAAATCTATAAGGATAGAAAAGACGCAGAAGAATTGATTCAATCCGAAAAAGATGAAGAAATGCATTCTATGCTTAAAGAAGAAATTAAAGAAGCAAACGTAAAGTTGGAAACTCTGGAAAAAGAATTCGAAATTTTACTTTTACCTCCAGATCCAAATTCGGGAAAAAACATTCTCGTGGAAATCAGAGCCGGGACCGGCGGAGAAGAAGCAGGATTATTTGTCGCAGATTTATTTAGAATGTATTCTAAATTTGCGGACAAACAAAAAATCAAAACCGAGATTATAGATTCTTCTCCAACCGGAATCGGCGGTCTAAAAGAAATTATTTTTGCTTTGGAAGACGATCGCGCCTACGATCTTTTTAAATTCGAGGGCGGAACACATCGAGTTCAAAGAATTCCAAGTACTGAATCAGGAGGAAGAATTCACACAAGCGCCGTGACGGTTGCGGTTCTTCCTGAAGCAAACGAAGAAGAAATTCAAATTAGTGAAAGTGATCTTAGAATTGATGTATATCGCTCCTCGGGCGCGGGAGGTCAGCACGTAAACACTACAGACTCTGCGGTTCGAATTACTCATATTCCCACTGGAGTTGTAGTCGCATGTCAGGACGAAAAATCTCAGCATAAAAATAAGGCGAAGGCATTGAGGATTTTAAGCGCTCGAATTCTAGAAAAACAAGCCGAAGATAAAAAACAAGCTTCAGATGCGATCAAAAAACAAATGATTGGAAGCGGAGATCGTTCTGAAAGAGTAAGAACTTATAATTTTCCTCAAGGTAGATGTACGGATCATAGAATCGGTTTTACGAGTCATAACCTTTCTGCGATTATGGAAGGAGACTTGGACGAATTGATCGGAGCCTTAACAGAAGAAGATAGGGCTCGAAAAATCTCCGAAACTCAAACACATTAG
- a CDS encoding aminotransferase class I/II-fold pyridoxal phosphate-dependent enzyme: MLKEINEPHRTLCGERIPFENIHAVSVSLPQLSDVIGYEEKRTETLSRLKSGYPRFVAHSYIARILDYNRDTKKINTPQFIVSSKKAANWIVQKFSIQNFEIIEDEGITTLVISDLKDLEKEILSFIQHTGCLASSRMAEDFLLKKGILQEIFREKVEKENPVDKILSTLSSFYGDLNPEILLSVSGMNGVYSAFESLSQIQRKKGKTIWVRLGWLYVDNIRILEKYTKDSYVIHNATDLEELERFLKQNSEQVAGIITECPTNPLLLVPDYEKLKSIVDHYKIPLVVDISVAGSAIINILPYVDVVVESLTKFACGNGDLMMGAVVLNKNSSWFSEILPLCKEWIEKPYFRDCERLAYEIKDYEKRVFKISENVKKLADFFSKQPGIKKVFWTGSADSFKNFQKITRLPNIHSGVLSIELSTPLEKFYDRLTLLKGPSFGTEFTLNMLYVYLAHYDLVIQDEGRKFLKENGLDPNLIRISVGTEDPELLIEEYKKALEV, encoded by the coding sequence ATGTTAAAAGAAATCAATGAACCACACAGAACACTTTGCGGAGAAAGAATTCCATTTGAGAACATCCACGCGGTTTCCGTAAGTCTTCCACAACTGTCAGACGTAATTGGTTACGAAGAAAAAAGAACAGAAACTCTTTCTAGATTGAAGTCCGGTTATCCTAGGTTTGTCGCACATTCTTATATAGCCAGAATTTTAGACTACAACAGAGATACAAAAAAAATCAACACACCTCAGTTTATCGTTTCTTCCAAAAAAGCTGCAAACTGGATCGTACAAAAATTCTCCATTCAAAACTTTGAAATTATTGAAGACGAAGGAATTACAACCTTAGTCATTTCAGATTTAAAAGATTTAGAAAAAGAAATCCTTTCTTTCATTCAACACACTGGATGTCTTGCTTCTTCTAGAATGGCGGAAGATTTTCTTTTAAAAAAAGGAATTCTACAAGAAATTTTTAGGGAGAAAGTTGAAAAAGAAAATCCGGTCGATAAAATTCTTTCTACTCTATCTTCTTTTTACGGAGATCTAAATCCTGAGATACTTCTTTCCGTTTCCGGAATGAACGGTGTCTATTCTGCTTTCGAATCTTTGAGCCAGATTCAGCGGAAAAAAGGAAAAACCATTTGGGTTCGTTTGGGTTGGTTATATGTTGATAATATTAGAATATTAGAAAAATATACAAAAGATTCTTATGTAATCCACAACGCTACCGATCTGGAAGAATTGGAAAGATTTTTAAAACAAAATTCAGAACAAGTCGCTGGAATTATAACGGAATGTCCCACCAATCCACTTCTTTTGGTTCCGGATTACGAAAAACTCAAATCTATTGTGGATCATTATAAAATTCCTTTGGTCGTGGATATTTCCGTGGCGGGATCGGCAATAATTAACATTCTTCCTTATGTAGATGTAGTCGTGGAAAGCCTGACCAAATTCGCCTGTGGAAACGGCGACCTTATGATGGGGGCCGTGGTATTGAATAAAAATTCAAGTTGGTTCTCCGAAATTCTTCCGCTATGCAAAGAATGGATTGAAAAACCATATTTCAGAGACTGTGAAAGACTAGCTTATGAAATCAAAGATTATGAAAAAAGGGTTTTTAAAATCAGTGAGAATGTTAAAAAACTTGCAGATTTTTTTTCAAAACAACCCGGTATTAAAAAAGTTTTTTGGACAGGGTCTGCAGATTCCTTTAAAAATTTCCAAAAAATTACCAGACTTCCAAATATACATTCTGGAGTTTTATCGATTGAACTTTCAACTCCATTAGAAAAATTTTATGATCGACTTACTTTATTAAAAGGACCAAGTTTTGGCACCGAATTCACTCTCAACATGCTTTATGTTTATCTAGCTCATTACGATTTAGTAATTCAAGATGAAGGAAGAAAATTTTTAAAAGAAAACGGGCTCGATCCGAATTTAATCCGAATTTCCGTTGGGACTGAAGATCCAGAGCTTTTAATTGAGGAGTATAAAAAGGCGTTGGAAGTTTAA